From the Armatimonas rosea genome, the window GGAGCAGCCCCTGGATCACCAGGAGCGCTGCCGCCCCGGCTGCCAGCTTGGGATTGCCCCGAACCGCATCTAGGAAGTTTTTCATCATCACACCTCGCGTCGATCAAAGACCAGGATAGAGAGAATCAGCAGCACGGTGGCATAGACCACGGCGTAGATCGTGTTTTGGGTCAGCAGCGCCGCCTCGGACTTTACCTGCACATTGACCTGCACGAGCGGGTTGGTGTAGTTAAAGTTACCGAAGTTGGGAACGACGTAGTGGACAATGGTGAAGAACCCCTTGGCGAGGACGTTCTGGGTGTTCTTGGCAAGGTCCATCGTGAAGCTGGAGAGGTTGCCGATGATAAACAGCGAGAAGGTCAGGAAGAAGTTCACCAGGGGCGAGAGGAAGGTCGAGAAGAAGATCGCGACCGCACTCAGGAGCGCCATCTGGCAGTAGATCATCCAGACGCCCTTGAGCATGTTTAGCGCCCCGACATCTAGCCCACGCTGCTTGAGGATGATCGCAAAGACAAACGCGATCCCCATCAGCCCGACATTCACAAAGATCGTGCTGGCGGCTCCGAAGTACTTGCCGAGCAGGAACTCGTGCCGGCGCACGGGCTTGGAGAGGATCGTGTAGATCGTGCGGCGCTCGATCTCGGTGGGGATCAGGTTGATCGAGAGGATCACCGTGATGAGCAGGGCGGCCATCGAGATAATCCCAAGTCCCATTCCCTTGACAAGGGTGAGCTCTTGGCGGGGGGCGAACTGCTGGAAGGCGAAGGTGAGCACGAGCATCGCGAAGCCCACCATAAGAAACGCATTTAGAATTTTTTTGCGCATCGCTTCACTAATCGTGTTGCGCGCTATAACAATGGCGGTATTCATTTATTTGTCCATCAAGTCCTTGTACTTGTTCGCCGTCGGCTTTGCATCGGCGGAGTCCAGCGGGCGGTCGCCGGTGGAGGCCAGGCTACCCGTGGCGGCATCGATACGCTCACCAACAATCTCGACAAAGAGATCTTCCAGGCGGCGCTTCTTGGGCACGACGGAGAAGACATCGCCCTTGGCACCGCGGACGGCATCCAGGAGCTCACCGACATTGGAGTTGGCGACGGTCACCGTGAGCTTGTCCCCAACAAGGCTACCTTCGAGCTCGGCGAGCTTGCCCGAGAGCTCAGCGGAGGGCTTGGAGATGGTCACCTCCACGCGCTCCCCACCCAGGAGCTCGTCCATGGTACCGATCACCTGGAGCTTGCCCTTGTGGATAATCGAGGCGCGGCCACAGACCATCTCGACATCCTCCAGCTGGTGGCTGGAGAGGAACATGGTCTTGCCCTGGCGCTTGAGCTCGAACATTAGGTCGCGGATATCGCGGCGCGCGATGGCGTCCAGACCCGATGTGGGCTCGTCGTAGAACAGCAGGCTGGGGTCGTTGATGAGGCTCTGGGCGATCCCGACGCGCTGGCGCATTCCCTTGGAGAACTCCGCAACACGCTTGTTGACATCGCTCTTGCCGCCAAGCCCCACAAAGTCCACGAGCTCATCGGCCTTCTTGCGGGCATCCTCGAGTTTCATGCCAAAGAGCTGGGCATAGAACGTGACGATCTCGCGGGCGGTCATGTGCTCGTAGAAGTAAGGAGACTCCGGGAGGTAGGCGATCTTGTGCTTGGCCTCGATATCCCCGGCGGGCTTGCCCAGAACCTGAGCGTCTCCCTGGGTGGCATAGATGAGCCCGAGCAGGATCTTAATGGTCGTGGTCTTTCCGGCGCCGTTGGCGCCCAGAAAGCCGAATACTTCGCCTTCACCGACTGTAACCGAGAGATTGTCCACTGCATTGACGACCTCGCGCTTCATCGGGACAGGGTACTGTTTAGTCAGGTTTTTGATTTCTATGGCTGCCGCCATACGAAAGCTCCTTGTGCAAAGCGGGTCGTCCGAACGTCGGGGCCGCGCCGCTCCGCGAGTGCGTTAGGGATTAGTTTTGTAAAAACGATACCAGGGGGCTACGCAAGATTCGTGCCCCCGAATTAGTACGGTTAAGTCCTTCCCTTTGTTCCCGGGGAGGACGCAAAAGTTTAGCCCTAATTTAGTATATTGTCAAGCTATAATGCAATTGACTTGCAAATATCGGCGGGGCAGAACCCTGTCACCTCTACCCGGCTCACGCCTAGAAACTCTGCGAGCTCTCTCAGGCGCATGGCAATAGGCTCGGCGACTGCCTCAAGTACCACATTCTCCTCTACCATGAGCGAGAGAACCTGAAGCGAACCCGCTTTGGTATCGCGCTTGAGATCGACCCGCCCGACCAGCTTGCTGTCGTGGAGGATGGGTAGGACGTAGTAGCCCCACTTGCGCTTCTCTGCCGGCACGTAGACCTCCCAGGTGTAGTCAAAGTCAAAGAGCTCCCGGTTGCGCTGACGGTCGTAGACCAGCGGGTCGAGCGGGGCGAGGAGGATGGCATCGGCATCCCTCCCGTTATCCCTCCAGACATCCCTCCCCCCGGCCCCCTCCCTTCCCCTGAAACCCACGTTCCGTGGGGGGAAGGGAGGGGGAGTAGGGGGTGGGTTGAACGGGTTTAGCGTGTACCAGGGCTTGACGAGACCCTCGATCTCCACTTTGCAGAACGCTGCCTCCCCCAGTGTCGCGAGCTCGTCGCGCTTGGGCCGGAAGAGTGCCTTTGCCTTGAGGCGCTTTCGCACCAGATAGCGCCGTGCTTCGTCGGGATCAGGGAGCGCTACGCTCGGGGCGTGCCAGGCGGCGAGCTCCGGGGCGACCCGCTCCAGCCGGTCGAAGTAGCGCTCGAAGTTCTTGCGGTGGGCGATCCCCAGCTTGCCGTGGAGCCAGAGCTTCTCCGCCACTTGCGAGATCACGGTCGAGCGCGTCCCCCAGCCCGAGAGCATGTGGCCAAACTCGTTGCCATGCCGGCGGGTTGAGAGCGGCCCAAGGCTGTCGAGCGCCTCCAGAAACGCCGCTGCGACCGGCTCTTCCTCGGGAAACAAGCCCTGCCAGCGCCCCGGCTCCGCCTGGCGCGCCTGCATTCGCCGCACAAAGTAGGGGTAGTCTTCCCGAGGGAGCGCCGCGAGGTTGGGAAAGTGGATCTCAAAAGCAGTCGCTGTCGGGCCATAGAGCGTGTCGGCGAGGCTCTGGGGCGTGTAGCCCGCCACCCGAGGCCATAAGATCAGGTCGTGCATGCGTCCGCAGATGGGGATCGAGTCCTCCTGCACAAACTCTAGCGCACGAATCGCGCTCTCGGAATCGGGGAGGCTCTGCCAGCTCTCCAGGGCAAAGGCACGGATCAGAAACGCCCGCGCGTCGGCTTTGGTGATGCGAATGGTCTGCACGCCGCACTATTCCACAGCGAACGTGCGTTTTCCTTTTTCTATCGCTCCCATGAACGGGAGCGTCTTG encodes:
- a CDS encoding DNA glycosylase AlkZ-like family protein yields the protein MQTIRITKADARAFLIRAFALESWQSLPDSESAIRALEFVQEDSIPICGRMHDLILWPRVAGYTPQSLADTLYGPTATAFEIHFPNLAALPREDYPYFVRRMQARQAEPGRWQGLFPEEEPVAAAFLEALDSLGPLSTRRHGNEFGHMLSGWGTRSTVISQVAEKLWLHGKLGIAHRKNFERYFDRLERVAPELAAWHAPSVALPDPDEARRYLVRKRLKAKALFRPKRDELATLGEAAFCKVEIEGLVKPWYTLNPFNPPPTPPPFPPRNVGFRGREGAGGRDVWRDNGRDADAILLAPLDPLVYDRQRNRELFDFDYTWEVYVPAEKRKWGYYVLPILHDSKLVGRVDLKRDTKAGSLQVLSLMVEENVVLEAVAEPIAMRLRELAEFLGVSRVEVTGFCPADICKSIAL
- a CDS encoding ABC transporter permease — translated: MNTAIVIARNTISEAMRKKILNAFLMVGFAMLVLTFAFQQFAPRQELTLVKGMGLGIISMAALLITVILSINLIPTEIERRTIYTILSKPVRRHEFLLGKYFGAASTIFVNVGLMGIAFVFAIILKQRGLDVGALNMLKGVWMIYCQMALLSAVAIFFSTFLSPLVNFFLTFSLFIIGNLSSFTMDLAKNTQNVLAKGFFTIVHYVVPNFGNFNYTNPLVQVNVQVKSEAALLTQNTIYAVVYATVLLILSILVFDRREV
- a CDS encoding ABC transporter ATP-binding protein; amino-acid sequence: MKREVVNAVDNLSVTVGEGEVFGFLGANGAGKTTTIKILLGLIYATQGDAQVLGKPAGDIEAKHKIAYLPESPYFYEHMTAREIVTFYAQLFGMKLEDARKKADELVDFVGLGGKSDVNKRVAEFSKGMRQRVGIAQSLINDPSLLFYDEPTSGLDAIARRDIRDLMFELKRQGKTMFLSSHQLEDVEMVCGRASIIHKGKLQVIGTMDELLGGERVEVTISKPSAELSGKLAELEGSLVGDKLTVTVANSNVGELLDAVRGAKGDVFSVVPKKRRLEDLFVEIVGERIDAATGSLASTGDRPLDSADAKPTANKYKDLMDK